The Lathamus discolor isolate bLatDis1 unplaced genomic scaffold, bLatDis1.hap1 Scaffold_64, whole genome shotgun sequence genome has a window encoding:
- the LOC136006757 gene encoding kallikrein-8-like isoform X2: MKILLLMLLALEATASRNVLWVIEGTSCDLPWQAALFKGDRFICGGTLVDRSWVLTAAHCHVPGFINVRLGGRRHKDSSGPEQRRHSAMVFKYPWYNETNKDGDLMLIKFHLPIHINKQVKPLPLATHCPVPGKTCQISGWGSTTSPEVTFPEDLHCTKVTIIPQDQCRRIYPDSITTNMVCAGESRSRADSCQGDSGGPLMCDGRLQGIVSWGPGVCGDPKKPGVYVNLCKYTRWLQETMRRK, encoded by the exons CCTCAAGGAACGTCCTCTGGGTGATCGAGGGCACCTCCTGTGACCTGCCCTGGCAAGCTGCCCTCTTCAAAGGAGACCGCTTCATCTGCGGTGGGACGCTGGTGGACAGGAGCTGGGTGCTGACGGCCGCCCATTGCCACGTCCCGGG CTTCATCAACGTGCGGTTGGGTGGCCGGAGGCACAAGGACTCCAGTGGCCCCGAGCAGAGGAGACACTCGGCCATGGTCTTCAAGTACCCATGGTACAACGAGACCAACAAGGACGGGGACCTGATGCTCATCAAGTTCCACCTCCCCATCCACATCAACAAGCAGGTGAAGCCCTTGCCATTGGCCACCCATTGTCCAGTGCCCGGCAAGACCTGTCAGATCTCAGGATGGGGGTCCACCACCAGCCCAGAAG TCACCTTCCCTGAGGACCTCCATTGCACCAAGGTGACCATCATCCCACAGGACCAATGCCGGCGCATCTACCCGGACTCCATCACCACCAACATGGTTTGCGCCGGTGAATCCCGGAGCAGGGCCGACTCCTGCCAG GGTGACTCCGGGGGACCTCTCATGTGTGATGGGCGCCTCCAAGGGATCGTCTCTTGGGGTCCTGGTGTGTGCGGAGACCCCAAGAAACCCGGAGTCTACGTCAACCTCTGCAAGTACACGCGGTGGCTTCAGGAGACCATGAGGAGGAAGTGA